A window of Coturnix japonica isolate 7356 chromosome 2, Coturnix japonica 2.1, whole genome shotgun sequence contains these coding sequences:
- the TIMM21 gene encoding mitochondrial import inner membrane translocase subunit Tim21 yields MLPASLVRDCGRLRAPLGRWLLAGPCIRWRPQLRGGERTGSPAGLRLGAAICTRAGGLSAGKHGGDGKHVSVRRDEKEETLVSAVERVKEAGRDFTYLIVVLVGIGVTGGLFYVIFKELFSSSSPSKIYGDALEKCRSHPEVIGVFGEPIKGYGEATRRGRRQFVSHIEYVKDGLKHMRLKFYIEGSEPGKQGTVHVEVKENPETGRFDVRYIFVDVDSYPRRTIVIEDKR; encoded by the exons ATGCTCCCTGCATCCCTGGTCCGGGACTGTGGGAGGCTGCGGGCCCCGCTGGGGCGGTGGTTGCTGGCGGGGCCGTGCATCAGGTGGCGGCCGCAGCTCCGGGGCGGGGAGCGGACTGGGAGCCCCGCTGGGCTCCGGTTGGGTGCTGCCATCTGCACCAGGGCGGGGGGGCTGAGCGCAGGGAAACACGGCGGGGACGGCAAGCACGTGTCGGTGCGGagagatgagaaagaagaaacgCTTGTGTCTGCTGTTGAGAGAG TGAAAGAAGCTGGAAGAGACTTTACCTACTTGATTGTGGTGCTTGTTGGAATTGGTGTCAcag GTGGTTTGTTCTATGTGATTTTTAAAGAGCTATTCTCTTCTTCCAGTCCAAGCAAGATCTATGGAGACGCCTTAGAGAAATGCAGATCTCATCCTGAG GTTATTGGTGTTTTTGGTGAACCCATTAAAGGTTATGGAGAGGCAACGCGAAGAGGAAGACGACAGTTTGTCAG tCACATTGAATACGTAAAGGATGGACTGAAACATATGCGATTGAAGTTCTATATTGAGGGCTCTGAACCAGGAAAGCAGGGAACAGTCCATGTGGAAGTCAAAGAG AATCCTGAAACAGGAAGATTTGATGTCCGCTACATATTTGTGGATGTTGATTCCTATCCTAGAAGAACCATTGTCATAGAAGACAAGAGATAG